The following is a genomic window from Brevibacterium limosum.
CGCTGCCTCTGGCGCATGAGTTCGAGGCCACCGCTGCAGTCGGTGACGACGCGAATGCTGCGGCCGGCGAGGACGGGTCGGCCGACGGCGGCAACGCCGACGGTGGTGCCGCCGACGGTGGTGCCGCAGACGGCGGGTCGGCTGATGGTGGAGACAATGCGGCAGGCAGTGCCGATGGCGGCGACAGCGCTGCCGGCGGCAACGCCGATGGTGCGAACGCTACGGCCGACGGCGGTTCGGCCGACGGATCCGGAAGCGATGCAAGCGGTTCGAAGGACGGCGGCGACCTGCCGCGCACCGGCTTCGAGACCTTCAACATCGTCGCTGCGGCCCTGGCGCTCATCGTGGCCGGAGGCACCGCGGTCACGGTGGTCCGTCGCCGCAAGCTCAGCGCCCAGAGCTGAGTCAGCGGCGGCAGTTCATGCGGCGAAGCTGCTGCCAGCTGAGCGAAGCTGATGTCCCGACGGGCCGGTCCGGAACAGGCTGAGCCGGGCTTGATGCCAGACAGGCGGGGCCGGAGCGTCTATCTCCGGCCCCGCCGTTGTTCGCAGGCGCATTTCTCGCGGAACCATCCCGCACCGTCAGTGCCGAGTCCACCACCTACGTTCGGGAGATTGTGGTTCGCTCGGGAGATTTGTGCGTGGCATCCCGCACCGTCAGTGCCGTATCGAACAGGTGGTCGCAAGGTGCACCGGTGCAAAGAGGGGTTATGCCGCTGCGGAGGGGTGTTGCGAGGTAAGCCGGGTGCTGCGGCTGACGGTGAGGGATGCCCGGGGGAGTCAGCGGCGGGGCGGTGCCTCAGCCCCGCCCTCGGCCCCGCCCTCGGCCCCGGCCTCAGCCCCGGCCCCGACCTCGGCCCTGGCCTCGGCCTCCGGCTCGTCCGCGGCAGTCGGGGTCGGCGGGAGACCGGCGCGGAAGGTCTCGAGGTGAGTGAGCACCGGGACGAGGAAGAGGATGCCGACGGCCGGCACCACGATGCCCGAGTCGTTGATGAGGGTGCCGACTCCCAGCAGGATCGCCAGGCTGATCAGCGTCGCGCGCAGCAGCGGAATCCTCCGGTAGGTGTCCTGGAGCCCGCGCAGTCTGAATCGCGCAGGATCGAGCGCCACCCAGAACACGCCGATGATGATGAGCGGCAGCACCAGAGTCATCCACGACTGAGTGAGGATATCGATGTTCATCCCGATCTTGCGAGCCAGAACGCTGAGCGCCTGACCGCCGATGATCGAGTCGAAGAAGCGGCCGAAGTGCGTGCGCTGGTCGGCCGGACGCAGCCAGTCGAGGAACAGCACAGTGAGCATGACGACTCCGGCGATGCCCACAGTCAGCCCCAGGCGCTTGAGCGAGAAGCGGATGCTCGCCGCGGCCAGCACGAGGTAGGCGACTCCGATGATGAGCGTCGGCACGGAGCCGAACTTCGTGCCCAGACCGGGTGCGGCGAGGATGACGCAGGAGACGAGCACGGGCAGAGTGACGATGAGGACGCGATGCAGCGGCTTGGTCACCAGGGATGCGAACCCGGCGACCGCCAACAGCAGCGCACAGCAGTACAGCGCCAACGCCGAGTTCCCGATCCCGTAGAACCGGGACGCGATGAGCAGCGGCTCACCCAGCAGAGTCGACATCTGCAGCTGGGAACCGGTGACGACGTCGTAGGCGAGCACAGCGACGGTCACGGTGGAGACGAAGAGCACCGGCCCGAACTTGTGCCGCCGCCAGGGGCCGACCAGCGCCGCCACTCCGAGCAGCAGCGCCCACCCGGCCAAGGCTCCGAGCATCGCGATGTCCGGGTTCGTCGCCCGCTCCCACGGCACCGTGTTGACCAGGTACGTCGAGATCGGCATCGCCGCGAAGACCACGCCGAGACGGTACGCCCCGGAATGGACGAGTTCCCGATGGTTCTTCCGCATGAACCACGCCAACGCCAGCAGACCGACCATGAGCACGGCGACGACGGGGAAGAACCACGTCGACAGATCGTTCTGCGTCTTCACCGCCACCTGCCGGTCGAGCACCGCCTGATAGCGCGATTGCCAATCGGAGCCGTGCGCCCCCGAGGTCATCGGTGCCCCGGCCGCATTGTCCATCTCCTCGGCCCCGGACAGAGCCACGAGCGTCGGTGCCAGGTCAGGCACCTGCACCAATCCGGGCTGCCGCGTCGATGACGATGTGAGCAGCCCCGCCGATTTCCCCGGTTCGACCACCATCGTCGCCTGCATCGACGAGCCCTCATGGGTGCCGTCGGCGATTGAGGAGAACACCACCGGAACGCGTCCCCCGCCGAGGCGGTTCGGCTGCTCTGCACTCATCCACCCGGTCGATTCGAGGATGTCCCCGACCTGAGCGTCGAGGTCCTTCAGCGAGTAGCCGTCGGCAGCGGTGTTGCCAAGATCGACGAGGGTGAGCTCACCGTCCCCGGCCGATCTCGCGACGTCGGTGCCCAGGTCGGAGCCGACGGGCGACCAGCTCTCGACATGCCCGGAAGGGGTGGCGGCGGCGATGGCGGCACCGTTGCCGAAGGCGCGGATATCGGGCACCGCCTCGGCCAGCGCTCCGAGCGACGCATCGTAGTTGTCACCGCGGGCCACCTGCGCGTACACGTCCCAATCGGCGACCCAGCCGTCGAGCGGTGACGCCGGTACGCGGCATTGGTCACGCGGTTCGTCGGCGGCCCGCCGGCCGGATCCCAGACCCAGCCAGCCGTCGACCGGGCAGCTCGTCGAGCGCACGGAGCGCGGTGTGATCGTCCCGATCTGCCCGCCCTTCATCATCCCCCACAGATGCGGGGTCGTGCGCGGGTCGAGGTCCTCGAAGCTGAACCCGGAGACGTTGATCGACACGACCCCGGAATTCGCCGAGGCGGCCCCACCGTCGTCCTGGCCCGCAGCCGGTGCCGCCTGCCCTGCTTGGGGCAGGCCGAGAACGAACAGGGCAATGGCCAGAATCCCCAGGAGCACCCGGGCGGCGGGGGAGGTCACGGGGGCTGTCACCGATGAGCCTCCTCGGCGTGTTCAGCACTGAGGGCCAGCAGGAAGGGCAACAGCACCATGGCTCCGGTCGAGGGCACGGCGACCCCGGAATCGGTGAGCACGAGCCCGACGCCGAGCCCGGTGACGGCGGCGAGGAAACCGAAGTGCAGGTCGGAATCGGTGAAGAGCTGGGGGAGTCGTCCCCGCCACTTGTTGACCAGGCGTCCGGTGCGGCTGCCCGCGTGGACGCGGGGGAAGTGGAGGAGATAGCGGAGGAAGACGAGGACCGCGATGAGCGCGAGCGGGGTGACGATGGCCAGGGCCGGGTTGACCTGGATGATGTGGAGGTTCGCCCCCAGCTTGCGACCGACCACCTGCAGGGCCTCGCCCGTGACGATCTGGTCGAAGAACGTGCCGAAGTGCGAACGTGCCCCGGCCGGGCGCAGCCAGTCGAGGAAGGCGATGCCGATGAGGATGGCCAGCGATGCCACTCCGATGAGGGCGAGGCGGAGGAGAGTCAGACGGATCTTCGACAGCAGCGCCAGCAGGACCATGAGACCGGCGAGGATGGCGATCGTGCCGCCGAACTTCGCACCCCAGGAGGGGTTGCCGGAGACGAACACGGCGGCCAGTCCGACGACGACCGGCACAATGATCACGGCACGAGTGCGGCCGCGTGCTCGCAGCCAGGACACCACGAGTCCCAAGAAGATGAAGAGACTGACGATGAAGATCGCAGCGCCCTGATTGCCCAATCCGTAGTAGCGGCCGCCGACGATCGGGTTGTATCCGAGCAGAGAATTCGCCTGCAGGTGGGACCCGGTGGCCAGATCGACGGCGAGGATGAGCAGGTTCGCCCCGGCCAGGGCGCCGACGCGTCCGCGCCAGGTCCGACCCCATGGCGGGATGAGAACGAGGACGAACAGAGCGGCGGCCGTGCCGATGACCGAGAGGAACAGACCGAGCCCGGGATCGGCCGACCGCGACCAGGGGACGAGTCCGGCGAGGAACGCCCCCATCGGCAGGGACGCGACGCCCAAGGACACCCAGCCGAGGAATCGGTGGACGCGCGTGGCCCGGGTGGCCCCGCCTCGGCGACCAAGGATGGAGCGGTTGAGCAGAACCGCACACGCGATGAAGAGGACGTAGAAGATGACGTCGAGCGTGATGGAGAACGTCGAGAGGTTCTGGTGGATCGTCGTCGACTTCTGCGCCTCGGCGACGAGATCGTCGATGCGCTGCTGCGGATCATCATCTGTCGGGGTGGAGTCGAAGCCGACGGCGCGCGGGGATTCGACATCGAGGACATCGAGGATGCCCGGCGCCAGATCGGTGATCTGCAGCAGTCCCGGGGTGCGGGTTGTCGCCGAGGACAGGGACCCGGGTTCGAAGCCGGGTCCGGAAGCGATGAACGCGCGCAGCTGCGGCAGACCGGAGCTGTCGCCGAGGCCCGCGACGATGATCGTCGGATCCGCGGCCCCGTCCTTCGCGTTCTCCCGCACTTCCTGCAGACGCACGCCGAGGCGGCGGTCGGCTTCGGCGACGCGGGTCTCCCGGTCGTAGTTCGGCGGAACTGTATAGGAGTAGTTCGGGATCGGGTCGAACAGCCAGGAGCGGATGCCGATCGCGCCGAGGTCGACGACGCCGAGGCGGCAGTCCGTGGCCAACGCATCGTCCGTGAAGTTCGTCACCACCCCGTCTTCGTCCGCGGCGGCATAGGCGGCGCCGGGTCCCTCGGCCGCGACGCAGGGTTCGAGCAGGGAGTCCGCATCGGCCGCGTCGGTACCGGCGGGCACGGCGTTGCCGGCTTCGGCGACGGCGCGCGCGAGCATGCCGTAGTCGACGGAGTAGCCGGAGCCGATATTGGGCTCCTTGACCGCATCGAAGCCCTCGATCCGAGCCGTCGTCGTTCCGGCCGCGGATTCGCCGCGATGAGCTTCATCACTGTTCGTCGTCTCCTTCGCCGAGGTGGCCCCGGTGCCCTCGCCCTCGGGCACCGATTCTGCGGCACCGGCGTCGGAGTCGAGGGAATCGTGATCGACGTCCGTGGTGGGGGCGATCATCGTCGGGCAGCGGGCCGAGTCATCGGGGTCGGCATCCTCGGCGACGGGGGAGGGCCCGGCCTGGGCGCGGGCGCCCGCGCCGAAGGACAGCCAGCCGGAGGCGGGACAGGTGGCCACGCCGATCGTGCGCACATTGAGATTCGCGGCCGCCCCCTCGGAGAGCAGGCGATAGAGGTTCGGAGTGCGCTCGGGATCGATATCATCGATGGTCAGACCCGGAATGCCGAAGACGACCGTCATCCCGGCCGGGGGGCTGCTGGTGTCCGTGGTCTGGGCCGAGGCAGCCGACGTGTCGATGCCCGTGGCCTGCGCCGAGGATGCGCTCATGTCCGCAGTCGGGCCTCCGCCCGATGCCTGAGCGGAGACGGGACCGACGCCGAGCCCTGCCGTCAGGAGCCCGACCAGGAGACCCAGCATCAGGATTCTCAATGCGGGAAGTCGGGAGGGCAGGCTGGAGTGAGTCGGCACAGATCAATACTATCGGCTCAGGTTTCGACTGGTCCTGAGACCGCTCTGGGCGTTTGCTCCCCGGGCCTGGGGCCATGTATATTTGATTGTCGTTGTGTGTGCTTGTCGCACTCCCTTACATAGCCTCATGCGTTGCAGGCCCGTAGGTGAGGGGAATGCGTCGATAGGTTCACCCGATTGAAGACAACCAGCGCTTGAGACCCATTGGACTCACGACCCGATGAGGATCCGGCGCTGCACTGAACAAGATACGAAAAGAAGGCTACTTTTGCGTACGTACACAGCTAAGCCCGGTGACATCGAGCACGAGTGGCACGTCATTGACGCCACTGACCAGGTGCTCGGTCGCCTTGCTTCGCAGGTTGCACGCCTCCTGCGCGGCAAGCACAAGACCACGTTCACTCCGAACACCGACACCGGTGACTTCGTCATCATCATCAACGCCGACAAGGTCGCGCTGACAGGTGCGAAGCTCGAGAAGAAGCGCGCTTACCGTCACTCCGGTTACCCGGGTGGCCTCAAGAGCGTGAACTACGCCGAGCTCCTCGCCACCCACCCCGAGCGTGCAGTCGAAAAGGCTGTCGCCGGTATGGTCCCGAAGACTCGTCTCGGACGTGCCCAGATGCAGAAGCTGAAGGTCTATGCAGGTGCCGAGCACCCGCACGCCGCTCAGAATCCGCAGCCGTACGAACTCAGCCAGGTCGCGCAGTAAGCGCCTGAGCTCTAGACATCCCGAGGAGAACCGTGGCTGATACCACCAACGCGACAGAAACTGTCGAAGAAGAGATCACCGAATACACTTCCGAGACTCCCGCATCCGCTGGCCTGGGCGAAAGCACCGCCGGTGGACGTGGACAGTCCCTGACCGCTCCCGGCAACGGAGTGGGCCGCCGCAAGCAGGCAATTGCTCGCGTGCGCCTCATCCCCGGCACCGGTGAGTGGACGATCAACGGACGTACTCTCGAAGAGTACTTCCCGAACAAGCTGCACCAGCAGCTCGTCAACGAGCCCTTCACACTGCTGGACCTCGGCGGACGTTTCGACGTCGTCGTGCGCATCTCCGGCGGTGGACCCTCCGGCCAGGCCGGCGCCGTCCGCCTGGGCGTGGCTCGTTCGCTCAACCAGATCGACGCGGAGTCCAACCGTGCCGAGCTGAAGAAGGCCGGATACCTCAGCCGCGATGCTCGCGTTCCTGAGCGCAAGAAGGCCGGTCTCAAGAAGGCCCGTAAGGCACCTCAGTTCTCGAAGCGCTGATCTCACTGGCGAACCGACTGTGGCTGGTCTGCCACTGAGTCGCAGTCATCGACAGTTCAGCATCATGAACATGAGAATGCGGTCCCGAACCAGGTTCGGGGCCGCATTTGTCTTATCCGGACGCGGCGGCGCACGCTCGCTGCCGTCCCCGTTGGGGCGGTGACCCCGTCGCGCTCAATCCCGCCGCTCAAGCCGAAGCGCGCTCAGCTCTGCGGCGTTCAACCCTGCGGCGTTCGCCCTCCGGCGCGCAACCTCGCGTCGCTCACCCGCGTGGCGCGCAACCCGCCGTTCAAGCCGAAGCGCAGATATCGCAAGGTGCACGGATCGATTTCTGCGCTCCGTCTT
Proteins encoded in this region:
- the rpsI gene encoding 30S ribosomal protein S9, with product MADTTNATETVEEEITEYTSETPASAGLGESTAGGRGQSLTAPGNGVGRRKQAIARVRLIPGTGEWTINGRTLEEYFPNKLHQQLVNEPFTLLDLGGRFDVVVRISGGGPSGQAGAVRLGVARSLNQIDAESNRAELKKAGYLSRDARVPERKKAGLKKARKAPQFSKR
- the rplM gene encoding 50S ribosomal protein L13, whose protein sequence is MRTYTAKPGDIEHEWHVIDATDQVLGRLASQVARLLRGKHKTTFTPNTDTGDFVIIINADKVALTGAKLEKKRAYRHSGYPGGLKSVNYAELLATHPERAVEKAVAGMVPKTRLGRAQMQKLKVYAGAEHPHAAQNPQPYELSQVAQ